In Penaeus chinensis breed Huanghai No. 1 chromosome 19, ASM1920278v2, whole genome shotgun sequence, a single genomic region encodes these proteins:
- the LOC125034901 gene encoding putative nuclease HARBI1 yields MVELRAEDPASFTNFMRMAPAMFDELLERLVPRISKQHTFYREPLPPGLKLALTLRHLASGNKYASMKFAWRVPHNTQSLVIREVCQAIIDEYADEVMVCPSTPEGWRAVADKFLQRWNFPHTCGALDGKHVAIRRPPNSGSMYFNYKGFYSIILMALVDADYKSIWADVGGAGSASDAQIYNASELKECVEDGTLGFPDPEPLPNDNQDMPYFFIGDDAFALRETMMKPYSLRGLTNEERIFNYRLSRGRRVVENAFGILANRFQVLLTTMQQDPSTVKLIVKACLILHNIMRTRYPGLQNQLLGSPENENRDFVSGASREGRHMEDTRTASGPNTASKKGKIQRNLLKHWVNSPAGAVLWQNRMI; encoded by the coding sequence ATGGTGGAACTGAGGGCTGAGGACCCAGCATCATTCACCAACTTCATGCGGATGGCTCCAGCAATGTTTGATGAGCTGTTAGAAAGACTTGTTCCCAGGATAAGTAAGCAGCACACCTTCTACAGGGAGCCACTTCCGCCTGGGCTGAAGCTGGCCCTGACTTTGCGTCACCTTGCCTCAGGCAACAAGTATGCCTCAATGAAGTTTGCATGGAGAGTCCCTCACAACACTCAGTCCCTTGTGATCCGAGAAGTGTGTCAAGCCATCATTGACGAGTATGCCGACGAGGTGATGGTTTGTCCAAGTACCCCTGAAGGTTGGAGAGCCGTAGCCGACAAGTTCTTGCAAAGATGGAACTTTCCCCATACATGTGGGGCACTAGATGGGAAGCATGTCGCCATCCGAAGGCCGCCTAACAGTGGATCTATGTACTTTAATTACAAAGGATTTTACTCCATTATTCTAATGGCACTTGTGGATGCTGACTATAAATCTATCTGGGCAGATGTTGGTGGGGCTGGATCAGCATCAGATGCACAGATATATAATGCATCTGAACTGAAAGAATGTGTTGAGGATGGTACTCTGGGCTTCCCTGACCCTGAGCCTCTTCCCAATGACAACCAGGATATGCCTTACTTCTTCATTGGTGATGATGCCTTCGCCCTAAGAGAGACCATGATGAAGCCATACAGTCTTCGGGGACTGACAAATGAAGAACGCATCTTTAACTACAGGCTTTCTCGAGGTAGAAGGGTAGTGGAGAATGCCTTTGGCATCCTGGCTAACAGGTTCCAGGTTTTGCTCACTACAATGCAACAGGACCCCTCCACTGTAAAGCTGATTGTGAAAGCATGTTTGATTCTTCATAACATTATGAGGACCAGGTACCCAGGACTTCAGAACCAGTTGCTGGGTAGTCCTGAGAATGAGAACCGTGACTTTGTTTCAGGAGCTTCGCGAGAGGGACGTCACATGGAGGACACCCGTACAGCCAGTGGCCCTAATACTGCCTCCAAGAAGGGAAAGATACAGAGGAATCTCCTGAAGCACTGGGTTAACTCGCCAGCTGGTGCAGTTCTTTGGCAAAACAGAATGATATAG
- the LOC125035189 gene encoding uncharacterized protein LOC125035189, translating to MKKRAKKTQFCLDPEEEQIMCDFVRENDILWNVKKNDYRRVDKKTKLWEDQAKIMGKTVDHLQGWFRSLRDAHTRLQKKKSGDGTPDFTEREQWILQSFEFLRAVVKHRPEPVKSVKATIVAHRGNLEAAEEACADLSAENGSPYPGSSSSSQRKGRCGQEEDDILLSLQKRVKESGELLQALANPRESITETAAFANYVRDSLITMPKRKFKKARTQINAILTHLMSEDSDEEVHTIRTNAVPVSGVVQHPSAPPTASTSYKTPSELC from the exons ATGAAAAAGAGAGCCAAGAAGACTCAGTTTTGTTTGGATCCTGAAGAAGAACAGATAATGTGTGACTTTGTGAGAGAAAATGACATACTGTGGAATGTAAAGAAGAATGACTACAGACGTGTTGACAAGAAAACCAAATTATGGGAAGATCAGGCTAAAATTATGGGAAAAACAGTGGATCATCTGCAAGGGTGGTTTCGCTCCCTGAGGGATGCCCACACACGTCttcagaagaagaagagtggggaTGGAACGCCAGActtcacagagagagagcaatggataTTGCAAAGTTTCGAGTTCTTGAGGGCAGTTGTCAAACATCGGCCAGAGCCAGTTAAGAGT GTCAAGGCAACAATTGTGGCTCATCGAGGCAACCTAGAAGCAGCCGAGGAGGCCTGCGCCGACCTTTCTGCAGAAAACGGATCACCCTACCCaggttcctcgtcctcttcccagCGAAAGGGGAGGTGTGGCCAGGAGGAGGACGACATTCTCCTGTCCCTTCAAAAGAGGGTAAAGGAGTCGGGAGAGCTCCTGCAGGCTCTTGCAAACCCCAGGGAATCCATAACGGAAACTGCAGCATTCGCCAATTATGTCAGGGACAGCCTCATAACTATGCCAAAGCGGAAGTTCAAGAAAGCCCGCACACAGATCAACGCCATATTGACCCATTTGATGAGTGAAGACAGTGACGAGGAAGTGCATACAATCCGCACGAATGCTGTGCCTGTTTCTGGTGTTGTGCAGCATCCTTCAGCCCCACCCACAGCTTCCACAAGTTACAAAACACCATCGGAGCTCTGTTAA